The following proteins are co-located in the Streptomyces sp. NBC_00435 genome:
- the groL gene encoding chaperonin GroEL (60 kDa chaperone family; promotes refolding of misfolded polypeptides especially under stressful conditions; forms two stacked rings of heptamers to form a barrel-shaped 14mer; ends can be capped by GroES; misfolded proteins enter the barrel where they are refolded when GroES binds): MAKIIAFDEEARRGLERGMNQLADAVKVTLGPKGRNVVLEKKWGAPTITNDGVSIAKEIELEDPYEKIGAELVKEVAKKTDDVAGDGTTTATVLAQALVREGLRNVAAGANPMALKRGIEKAVEAVSAALLAQAKDVETKEQIASTASISAADTQIGELIAEAMDKVGKEGVITVEESQTFGLELELTEGMRFDKGYISAYFATDMERMESSLDDPYILIVNSKIGSVKDLLPLLEKVMQSGKPLLIIAEDVEGEALSTLVVNKIRGTFKSVAVKAPGFGDRRKAMLGDIAILTGGTVISEEVGLKLENAGLDLLGRARKVVITKDETTIVDGSGDSDQVAGRVNQIRAEIENSDSDYDREKLQERLAKLAGGVAVIKAGAATEVELKERKHRIEDAVRNAKAAVEEGIVAGGGVALLQASSVFEKLELTGDEATGANAVKLALEAPLKQIAVNGGLEGGVVVEKVRNLQIGWGLNAATGEYVDMIASGIIDPAKVTRSALQNAASIAALFLTTEAVIADKPEKAGAAAGGGMPGGDMDF; the protein is encoded by the coding sequence ATGGCCAAGATCATTGCGTTCGACGAGGAGGCCCGCCGCGGCCTCGAGCGTGGGATGAACCAGCTCGCCGACGCCGTCAAGGTCACCCTTGGCCCCAAGGGTCGCAACGTCGTCCTTGAGAAGAAGTGGGGCGCCCCCACGATCACCAACGATGGTGTGTCCATCGCCAAGGAGATCGAGCTCGAGGACCCGTACGAGAAGATCGGCGCCGAGCTGGTCAAGGAAGTCGCCAAGAAGACGGACGACGTCGCCGGCGACGGTACGACCACCGCCACCGTTCTCGCCCAGGCGCTCGTCCGCGAGGGCCTGCGCAACGTGGCCGCGGGTGCGAACCCGATGGCCCTCAAGCGCGGTATCGAGAAGGCCGTCGAGGCCGTCTCCGCCGCCCTGCTGGCGCAGGCCAAGGATGTCGAGACCAAGGAGCAGATCGCTTCGACGGCCTCCATCTCCGCCGCCGACACCCAGATCGGCGAGCTCATCGCCGAGGCCATGGACAAGGTCGGCAAGGAAGGCGTCATCACGGTCGAGGAGTCGCAGACCTTCGGCCTGGAGCTCGAGCTCACCGAGGGCATGCGCTTCGACAAGGGCTACATCTCGGCGTACTTCGCCACCGACATGGAGCGCATGGAGTCGTCCCTCGACGACCCGTACATCCTGATCGTCAACTCGAAGATCGGCTCGGTCAAGGACCTGCTGCCGCTCCTCGAGAAGGTCATGCAGTCCGGCAAGCCGCTGCTGATCATCGCCGAGGACGTCGAGGGCGAGGCCCTGTCGACCCTGGTCGTCAACAAGATCCGTGGCACCTTCAAGTCCGTCGCCGTCAAGGCCCCGGGCTTCGGTGACCGCCGCAAGGCCATGCTCGGTGACATCGCCATCCTCACGGGCGGCACGGTCATCTCCGAGGAGGTCGGCCTCAAGCTGGAGAACGCCGGTCTCGACCTGCTCGGCCGCGCCCGCAAGGTCGTCATCACCAAGGACGAGACCACCATCGTCGACGGCTCCGGTGACAGCGACCAGGTTGCCGGTCGCGTCAACCAGATCCGCGCCGAGATCGAGAACTCCGACTCGGACTACGACCGCGAGAAGCTCCAGGAGCGCCTCGCGAAGCTGGCCGGCGGCGTGGCCGTCATCAAGGCTGGCGCCGCGACCGAGGTCGAGCTCAAGGAGCGCAAGCACCGCATCGAGGACGCCGTTCGCAACGCGAAGGCGGCCGTCGAAGAGGGCATCGTCGCCGGTGGCGGCGTGGCCCTGCTGCAGGCCTCCTCGGTCTTCGAGAAGCTCGAGCTCACCGGCGACGAGGCGACCGGCGCCAACGCCGTCAAGCTCGCGCTGGAGGCCCCGCTCAAGCAGATCGCCGTCAACGGTGGTCTCGAGGGTGGCGTCGTCGTGGAGAAGGTCCGCAACCTGCAGATCGGTTGGGGCCTGAACGCCGCGACCGGCGAGTACGTCGACATGATCGCGTCGGGCATCATCGACCCGGCGAAGGTCACCCGCTCTGCCCTGCAGAACGCGGCGTCGATCGCGGCCCTCTTCCTCACCACCGAGGCCGTCATCGCCGACAAGCCCGAGAAGGCCGGTGCCGCTGCCGGCGGCGGCATGCCGGGCGGCGACATGGACTTCTGA
- a CDS encoding cold-shock protein, whose amino-acid sequence MAQGTVKWFNAEKGYGFIAVDGGADVFVHYSAIQMDGYRTLEEGQRVEFEISQGQKGPQADMVKLAAG is encoded by the coding sequence ATGGCTCAGGGCACCGTCAAGTGGTTCAACGCGGAGAAGGGCTACGGCTTCATCGCGGTCGACGGTGGTGCGGATGTGTTCGTCCACTACAGCGCCATCCAGATGGACGGGTACCGCACCCTTGAAGAGGGTCAGCGGGTCGAGTTCGAGATCTCGCAGGGCCAGAAGGGTCCGCAGGCGGACATGGTCAAGCTCGCCGCCGGCTAG
- a CDS encoding MoaD/ThiS family protein yields the protein MSVNVRIPTILRTYTGGKAEVPAEGTTLAEVIESLEKSHPGIAARVLDDQGKLRRFVNVYVNDDDVRFEGGLQTSTPDGAGISIIPAVAGGC from the coding sequence ATGAGCGTCAACGTCCGCATCCCCACCATCCTGCGCACCTACACCGGCGGCAAGGCCGAGGTCCCCGCCGAGGGCACGACCCTCGCCGAGGTCATCGAGTCCCTGGAGAAGAGCCACCCGGGCATCGCCGCGCGCGTCCTGGACGACCAGGGCAAGCTGCGCCGCTTCGTGAACGTCTACGTCAACGACGACGACGTGCGCTTCGAGGGCGGGCTGCAGACGTCCACCCCGGACGGCGCGGGCATCTCGATCATCCCCGCCGTCGCGGGCGGCTGCTGA
- the thrC gene encoding threonine synthase produces the protein MAAQTVSTSAESAASGASVDLGPATGLSCRECGTRFELGPIFACAECFGPLEVAYDLPLGDPEALRAAIEAGPNNIWRYAPLLPVPADVASKPSLNPGFTKLVDAANLAKELGFTGKLYVKDDSGNPTHSFKDRVVAIAVEAARAFGFTTLSCSSTGNLAGAVGAAAARAGFRSCVFIPHDLEQGKVVMAGVYGGDLVGIEGNYDDVNRFCSELIGDPLGEGWGFVNVNLRPYYGEGSKTLAYEICEQLGWQLPDQIVIPIASGSQLTKIDKGLQELIKLGLVEDKPYKIFGAQAEGCSPVSTAFKAGHEVVRPQKPNTIAKSLAIGNPADGPYVLDIARRTGGFVEDVNDEQVVEAIKILAQTEGIFAETAGGVTVGVTKKLVENGQLDPSLTTVILNTGDGLKTLEAVAADSGQTATIRPSLDAFRAANLA, from the coding sequence ATGGCTGCACAGACTGTCTCAACCTCTGCCGAATCCGCCGCTTCCGGCGCTTCTGTCGATCTCGGTCCCGCCACCGGCCTTTCCTGTCGTGAGTGCGGTACCCGTTTCGAGCTCGGCCCGATCTTCGCCTGCGCCGAATGTTTCGGACCGCTCGAAGTCGCCTACGATCTGCCGCTCGGCGACCCCGAAGCCCTGCGTGCCGCGATCGAGGCCGGCCCCAACAACATCTGGCGCTACGCCCCGCTCCTGCCCGTCCCGGCGGACGTGGCCTCCAAGCCGAGCCTGAACCCGGGCTTCACCAAGCTCGTGGACGCGGCCAACCTGGCCAAGGAGCTCGGCTTCACCGGCAAGCTGTACGTCAAGGACGACTCCGGCAACCCGACGCACTCCTTCAAGGACCGCGTCGTGGCCATCGCCGTCGAGGCCGCCCGCGCCTTCGGTTTCACCACCCTCTCCTGCTCCTCCACCGGCAACCTGGCCGGCGCCGTCGGCGCCGCGGCCGCCCGCGCCGGCTTCCGCTCCTGCGTCTTCATCCCGCACGACCTGGAGCAGGGCAAGGTCGTCATGGCCGGTGTCTACGGTGGCGACCTGGTCGGCATCGAGGGCAACTACGACGACGTCAACCGCTTCTGCTCCGAGCTCATCGGTGACCCGCTGGGCGAGGGCTGGGGCTTCGTCAACGTCAACCTGCGCCCGTACTACGGCGAGGGTTCCAAGACCCTGGCGTACGAGATCTGCGAGCAGCTCGGCTGGCAGCTGCCCGACCAGATCGTCATCCCGATCGCGTCCGGCTCGCAGCTGACGAAGATCGACAAGGGTCTGCAGGAGCTGATCAAGCTCGGCCTCGTCGAGGACAAGCCGTACAAGATCTTCGGCGCCCAGGCCGAGGGCTGCTCGCCCGTCTCGACCGCCTTCAAGGCCGGTCACGAGGTGGTCCGCCCGCAGAAGCCGAACACCATCGCCAAGTCGCTGGCCATCGGCAACCCGGCGGACGGTCCGTACGTCCTGGACATCGCGCGCCGCACCGGCGGCTTCGTCGAGGACGTCAACGACGAGCAGGTCGTCGAGGCCATCAAGATCCTCGCGCAGACCGAGGGCATCTTCGCCGAGACCGCGGGCGGCGTGACCGTCGGCGTGACGAAGAAGCTCGTGGAGAACGGCCAGCTCGACCCCTCGCTGACCACCGTGATCCTGAACACCGGTGACGGCCTCAAGACCCTGGAGGCGGTGGCCGCCGACAGCGGCCAGACCGCCACCATCCGCCCGAGCCTGGACGCGTTCCGCGCCGCCAACCTGGCCTGA
- a CDS encoding glucosyl-3-phosphoglycerate synthase, with product MLEEVERWLADRSWSAADRPLDQLLSAKRAAGTTVSVVLPALNEEATVGDIVEVIRRDLIEGPPVPLVDELVVIDSGSTDRTAEVAAKAGARVVHRDEILPRIPAVPGKGEVLWRSLLATSGDVVCFVDADLRDFSASFVSGIVGPLLTDPHVQFVKAMYDRPLGDTPGQGGRVTELVARPLLNLHWPQLAGFVQPLGGEYAVRRELLERLPFPVGYGVELGLLVDALHTVGLDALAQVDVGVRLHRHQDGQALGRMAAAIYRTALLRLSRGHLVRPELTQFERGPEGFVAHTHPVDTVERPPMRDVEEYARRRVA from the coding sequence GTGCTGGAAGAGGTGGAGCGCTGGCTGGCAGACCGCTCCTGGTCCGCCGCCGACCGACCGCTCGACCAGTTGCTTTCCGCCAAAAGGGCAGCCGGTACGACGGTCAGCGTGGTGTTGCCCGCGCTGAACGAGGAGGCCACGGTCGGGGACATCGTCGAAGTGATCCGGCGCGATCTGATCGAGGGCCCCCCGGTCCCCCTCGTCGACGAACTGGTGGTGATCGACTCGGGCTCCACCGACCGCACCGCCGAGGTGGCGGCCAAGGCCGGCGCCCGGGTGGTGCACCGCGACGAGATCCTGCCGCGCATCCCCGCCGTGCCCGGCAAGGGCGAGGTGCTGTGGCGCTCGCTGCTGGCCACCTCCGGCGACGTCGTCTGCTTCGTCGACGCCGATCTGCGGGACTTCTCCGCCTCCTTCGTCTCCGGGATCGTCGGCCCGCTGCTGACCGATCCGCACGTGCAGTTCGTCAAGGCGATGTACGACCGCCCGCTGGGGGACACTCCCGGCCAGGGCGGCCGGGTCACCGAGCTGGTGGCCCGCCCGCTGCTCAACCTCCACTGGCCCCAGCTGGCCGGCTTCGTCCAGCCGCTGGGCGGCGAGTACGCCGTACGCCGCGAGCTGCTGGAGCGGCTGCCGTTCCCCGTCGGCTACGGCGTCGAGCTGGGCCTGCTGGTGGACGCGCTGCACACGGTCGGGCTGGACGCGCTGGCCCAGGTGGACGTGGGCGTACGGCTGCACCGGCACCAGGACGGCCAGGCGCTGGGACGGATGGCCGCGGCGATCTACCGCACGGCGCTGCTGCGGCTCTCGCGCGGCCACCTCGTACGCCCCGAGCTGACGCAGTTCGAGCGCGGCCCGGAGGGATTCGTAGCGCACACCCACCCCGTGGACACCGTGGAGCGGCCGCCGATGCGGGACGTCGAGGAGTACGCGCGCCGCCGGGTGGCGTGA
- a CDS encoding alpha,alpha-trehalose-phosphate synthase (UDP-forming), whose protein sequence is MASQVLVAANRGPLSYVLAPDGTLSARRGGGGLVSGLSAALAQQPGAVWICAALSDADREAVRRGVAEPGVRMLDIDPEVYDDAYNGIANSVLWFLHHHLYDIPREPVFDAEFRRRWQSYVTYNEAFAAALAEEAAQGATVLIQDYHLALAPGRLRELRPDLRIGHFTHTPWASPEFLRMLPGDIRGQLLWGMLGADQVGFHTGEWGANFIRGADLDDANGCASGVFGTGSRRGVEHRRYAADGSGLAERRFTEMARYPLGVDGDELRALAHRPEVDAKLAALREQTHGLKTIVRVDRTELSKNILRGLLAYRELLTVHPEWRGKVVHLASAYPSRQDLTVYREYTRAVAELADSVNAEFGTPDWQPVLVSVEDDFARSLAAYRLADVALVNPVRDGMNLVAKEIPVVSEAGCVLVLSTGAGAYQELREDALTVNPYDVTETAQALHTALSMPAAERADRTKRLAAAATALPPAAWLTAQLDALRST, encoded by the coding sequence ATGGCTTCCCAGGTGCTCGTCGCCGCGAACCGCGGCCCGCTCTCGTACGTCCTCGCCCCGGACGGCACGCTCAGTGCCCGCCGGGGCGGCGGCGGCCTCGTTTCCGGCCTCTCCGCCGCCCTCGCGCAGCAGCCGGGGGCCGTGTGGATCTGCGCGGCACTGTCGGACGCGGACCGGGAGGCGGTACGGCGGGGCGTGGCCGAGCCGGGCGTACGGATGCTCGACATCGACCCGGAGGTCTACGACGACGCGTACAACGGCATCGCGAACTCGGTGCTGTGGTTCCTGCACCACCACCTGTACGACATCCCGCGCGAGCCCGTCTTCGACGCGGAGTTCCGGCGGCGGTGGCAGTCGTACGTCACGTACAACGAGGCCTTCGCGGCGGCCCTGGCAGAGGAGGCGGCGCAGGGTGCGACGGTCCTGATCCAGGACTACCACCTGGCGCTGGCCCCGGGTCGGCTGCGCGAGCTGCGCCCGGACCTGCGGATCGGGCACTTCACGCACACGCCGTGGGCCTCGCCGGAGTTCCTGCGCATGCTCCCGGGCGACATCCGCGGGCAGCTGCTGTGGGGGATGCTCGGCGCGGACCAGGTCGGCTTCCACACCGGGGAGTGGGGCGCCAACTTCATCCGGGGCGCGGACCTCGACGACGCGAACGGCTGCGCGAGCGGTGTCTTCGGGACCGGCAGTCGGCGCGGGGTGGAGCACCGCCGGTACGCCGCGGACGGGAGCGGGCTGGCGGAGCGCCGGTTCACGGAGATGGCCCGCTACCCGCTGGGCGTGGACGGGGACGAGCTGCGGGCGCTGGCGCACCGGCCCGAGGTGGACGCGAAGCTGGCGGCGCTGCGGGAGCAGACGCACGGCCTGAAGACGATCGTCCGGGTGGACCGCACGGAACTGTCGAAGAACATCCTGCGCGGCCTGCTGGCCTACCGGGAGCTGCTGACGGTCCACCCCGAATGGCGCGGCAAGGTGGTCCACCTGGCCTCCGCCTACCCCTCCCGGCAGGACCTGACGGTGTACCGGGAGTACACCCGGGCGGTGGCCGAGCTCGCGGACTCGGTCAACGCGGAGTTCGGGACGCCGGACTGGCAGCCGGTCCTGGTCTCCGTCGAGGACGACTTCGCGCGGTCGCTGGCGGCGTACCGGCTGGCGGACGTGGCGCTGGTCAATCCGGTGCGGGACGGGATGAACCTGGTGGCGAAGGAGATCCCGGTGGTGTCGGAGGCGGGCTGCGTGCTGGTGCTGTCCACGGGGGCGGGGGCGTACCAGGAGCTCCGCGAGGACGCGCTGACGGTGAACCCGTACGACGTCACGGAGACGGCACAGGCCCTGCACACGGCCCTGTCCATGCCGGCCGCCGAACGCGCGGACCGCACGAAGCGCCTGGCCGCGGCGGCCACCGCACTGCCCCCGGCCGCATGGCTCACCGCCCAGCTGGACGCACTGCGCAGCACCTGA
- the otsB gene encoding trehalose-phosphatase gives MGSHPHDLPMPVTAAGREGLEALLRAPHRSVVALDFDGTLADIVPDPDQARAHPGAVAALSALAPRVGSVAVVTGRPAGVAVRYGGFAGVPGLEHLVVLGHYGAERWDAVSGTVHAPAEHPGVAALRAELPGFLDAIGAWRGTWIEEKGQALAVHTRRADDPVAAFEALREPLAGLAARHGLMVEPGRAVLELRPPGMDKGVALTEYLAEVRASAVLYAGDDLGDLAAYSAVEKLRTEGLPGLLLCSGSAEVPELASRADLTLSGPSEVVTFLAALAAALPAGPPAG, from the coding sequence ATGGGGAGCCATCCGCACGATCTGCCGATGCCCGTCACCGCCGCCGGACGCGAGGGCCTCGAAGCCCTCCTCCGCGCACCGCACCGCTCCGTCGTCGCCCTCGACTTCGACGGCACCCTCGCCGACATCGTTCCCGACCCGGACCAGGCCCGGGCCCATCCCGGAGCCGTCGCAGCGCTCTCCGCGCTCGCCCCCCGGGTGGGATCCGTCGCCGTCGTCACCGGCCGGCCGGCCGGCGTCGCCGTGCGCTACGGAGGCTTCGCCGGGGTCCCCGGGCTGGAACACCTCGTCGTCCTCGGCCACTACGGGGCCGAGCGGTGGGACGCCGTGAGCGGTACGGTCCACGCCCCGGCCGAGCATCCGGGGGTCGCGGCGCTCCGGGCGGAGCTGCCCGGCTTCCTGGACGCGATCGGCGCGTGGCGCGGGACCTGGATCGAGGAGAAGGGCCAGGCGCTGGCGGTCCACACCCGGCGCGCCGATGACCCGGTGGCGGCCTTCGAGGCCCTGCGCGAGCCACTGGCGGGGCTGGCCGCCCGCCACGGCCTGATGGTGGAACCGGGCCGGGCCGTACTGGAACTGCGGCCGCCCGGGATGGACAAGGGCGTCGCGCTCACGGAGTACCTCGCGGAGGTGCGGGCCTCGGCCGTCCTGTACGCCGGGGACGACCTCGGGGATCTGGCGGCGTACTCGGCGGTGGAGAAGCTGCGGACGGAGGGGCTGCCGGGGCTGCTCCTGTGCAGTGGCTCGGCGGAGGTCCCGGAGCTCGCCTCCCGCGCGGACCTGACGCTGTCCGGCCCCTCGGAGGTCGTGACCTTCCTCGCCGCCCTGGCCGCCGCGCTGCCCGCCGGCCCGCCGGCGGGCTGA
- a CDS encoding DUF3263 domain-containing protein: MTDADEGRPAAGLSPDEAAVLAYEGRTWPGPGAKERAIREGLGMPPVRYYQLLNALMDDPRALEHAPGTVNRLRRIREAQRSRR, encoded by the coding sequence ATGACGGACGCGGACGAGGGGCGGCCGGCGGCCGGGCTCAGCCCCGACGAAGCCGCGGTACTCGCCTACGAAGGCCGCACCTGGCCCGGGCCCGGGGCCAAGGAGCGGGCCATACGGGAAGGACTGGGGATGCCCCCGGTCCGCTACTACCAGCTGCTCAACGCGCTCATGGACGACCCGAGGGCGCTGGAGCACGCGCCGGGCACGGTGAACCGGCTGCGGCGGATCCGCGAAGCCCAGCGGTCGCGTCGGTAG
- a CDS encoding extracellular solute-binding protein, producing the protein MKARKLNLAVSGLALCLTAVTLTGCGALPGLTGDNEVTLRVVAADYGDNPENSSKGYWKSLAAAFEKANPGIKVQVDVYSWSEVDAKVAEMVKAGKAPDVAQIGAYADYAAEGKLYSADELLSVTTEADFLAPLADAGKVKRVQYGMPFVASTRLMFYNEKLLADAGVIPKDGKTAWQPKSWADLESAARKLKAAGVPTPFALPLGREEAQGETLQWLLAGGGGYSDNEEAYAIDSPDNVKTLEYLRDKLVGGGLTGPVEPGKLDRQAAFDSFSRGEVGMLNGHSTLLKQATEKGVKYGMVPMPTADGTDHSTMGVADWVMAFKNGHKRQSGKFLDFMYEPNNVTAFTEKYDLLPVTTSGSRAMAARTGGSSAQLRTFLQALPNARLYPVGKKSWAAVSEDIKQNIGKSVQPGGQPAKVLGDIADAARKADSR; encoded by the coding sequence GTGAAGGCCCGAAAGCTGAACCTCGCCGTGTCCGGGCTCGCACTGTGCCTGACCGCCGTGACACTGACCGGCTGCGGAGCCCTGCCGGGCCTCACCGGAGACAACGAGGTCACCCTGCGGGTCGTGGCGGCCGACTACGGGGACAATCCGGAGAACTCCTCGAAGGGCTACTGGAAGTCCCTCGCGGCCGCCTTCGAGAAGGCCAACCCCGGCATCAAGGTCCAGGTCGACGTCTACTCCTGGTCCGAGGTCGACGCCAAGGTCGCCGAGATGGTCAAGGCCGGCAAGGCCCCCGACGTGGCCCAGATCGGCGCCTACGCCGACTACGCGGCCGAGGGCAAGCTGTACTCCGCCGACGAACTGCTCTCCGTGACGACCGAGGCCGACTTCCTCGCCCCGCTCGCCGACGCGGGCAAGGTCAAGCGCGTCCAGTACGGCATGCCCTTCGTGGCCAGCACCCGGCTGATGTTCTACAACGAGAAGCTGCTCGCCGACGCCGGGGTCATACCCAAGGACGGCAAGACCGCCTGGCAGCCCAAGAGCTGGGCGGACCTGGAGTCGGCCGCCAGGAAGCTCAAGGCGGCCGGCGTCCCGACCCCCTTCGCGCTGCCCCTGGGCCGCGAGGAGGCCCAGGGCGAGACGCTGCAGTGGCTGCTCGCCGGCGGCGGCGGCTACAGCGACAACGAGGAGGCGTACGCGATCGACTCCCCGGACAACGTCAAGACCCTCGAGTACCTGCGCGACAAGCTCGTCGGCGGAGGCCTGACCGGCCCCGTCGAGCCGGGAAAGCTGGACCGGCAGGCCGCCTTCGACTCCTTCTCGCGCGGCGAGGTCGGCATGCTCAACGGGCACTCGACGCTCCTCAAGCAGGCCACCGAGAAGGGCGTGAAGTACGGCATGGTCCCCATGCCCACCGCCGACGGCACGGACCACTCGACGATGGGCGTCGCCGACTGGGTGATGGCCTTCAAGAACGGCCACAAGAGGCAGTCCGGCAAGTTCCTCGACTTCATGTACGAGCCGAACAACGTGACGGCCTTCACCGAGAAGTACGACCTGCTCCCCGTCACCACCAGCGGCTCCCGCGCGATGGCGGCCCGCACCGGCGGCTCGTCCGCGCAGCTGAGGACCTTCCTGCAGGCGCTGCCGAACGCACGGCTCTACCCGGTCGGCAAGAAGTCCTGGGCAGCCGTGAGCGAGGACATCAAGCAGAACATCGGCAAGAGCGTGCAGCCGGGCGGACAGCCCGCGAAGGTCCTCGGCGACATCGCGGACGCGGCACGCAAGGCGGACTCGCGCTGA
- a CDS encoding ROK family protein yields MKHVIALDVGGTGMKAALVAADGTLLHEARRATGRERGAEAVVETIQDFAAELLELGRERYATTASAAGVAVPGIVDAENGIAVYAANLGWRDVPMRELLGRRLGGIPVALGHDVRTGGLAEGRIGAGRGADRFLFVPLGTGIAGAIGIAGRIEAGAHGYAGEIGHIVVRPGGPACGCGQYGCLETLASASAVSRAWAAASGDPEADAADCAKAVESCDERAREVWLTAIGALADGLVTAITLLDPRTLIIGGGLAEAGETLFTPLRTAVEERVTFQRLPHIVPAALGDTAGCLGAGLLAWDLLATEVPA; encoded by the coding sequence GTGAAACACGTCATCGCCCTCGATGTGGGCGGCACTGGGATGAAGGCCGCCCTCGTCGCCGCCGACGGCACCCTGCTGCACGAGGCACGCCGCGCCACCGGCCGCGAGCGGGGCGCCGAAGCCGTCGTCGAGACGATCCAGGACTTCGCCGCCGAGCTCCTCGAGCTCGGCCGCGAGCGGTACGCCACCACCGCCTCCGCGGCCGGTGTCGCCGTACCCGGCATCGTCGACGCCGAGAACGGGATCGCCGTCTACGCGGCGAACCTGGGCTGGCGCGACGTCCCGATGCGCGAACTGCTCGGCAGACGCCTCGGCGGGATCCCCGTGGCGCTGGGCCACGACGTCCGCACGGGCGGACTCGCCGAAGGCCGCATCGGCGCGGGCCGCGGCGCCGACCGCTTCCTGTTCGTGCCCCTCGGCACCGGCATCGCCGGAGCGATCGGCATCGCCGGCCGCATCGAGGCCGGCGCGCACGGGTACGCGGGCGAGATCGGCCACATCGTGGTCCGCCCCGGCGGACCCGCGTGCGGCTGCGGCCAGTACGGCTGCCTGGAGACCCTCGCCTCCGCCTCCGCCGTCAGCCGCGCCTGGGCGGCCGCCTCCGGCGACCCCGAGGCGGACGCCGCCGACTGCGCCAAGGCCGTCGAATCCTGCGACGAGCGCGCCCGGGAGGTGTGGCTCACCGCCATCGGCGCCCTCGCCGACGGGCTGGTCACCGCGATCACCCTGCTGGACCCGCGCACGCTGATCATCGGTGGCGGACTGGCCGAGGCCGGGGAAACCTTGTTCACACCACTACGGACGGCCGTGGAGGAACGCGTGACGTTCCAGCGGCTGCCCCACATCGTTCCGGCCGCCCTAGGGGACACCGCCGGATGCCTGGGTGCAGGGCTGCTCGCCTGGGATCTACTCGCCACGGAGGTACCTGCCTGA
- the nagA gene encoding N-acetylglucosamine-6-phosphate deacetylase, producing the protein MSGSAHVGRSTVLSGANVVLPTGTVKGGRLIVEGERIAGSTDENATVADLSGHWIVPGFVDMHNHGGGGASFTSGTAEEVLKGVRTHREHGTTTLVASTVTGDLDELARRAGLLAELTQQGDIAGIHFEGPFINPCRKGAHKEDLLRDPDPAEVRKLIDASHGAARMFTLATELPGGLDSVRLLAEHGVIAAIGHTDSTYEQTLQAIDAGATVATHLYNAMPGLEHRAPGPIAALLEDERVTVELINDGTHLHPAMLELAFHHAGAHRVALITDAMDAAGFGDGIYHLGPLEVEVKEGVARLVEGGSIAGSTLTLDTAFKRSVTLDRLPVESVVQAISANPARLIGVYDQVGSLEPGKYADLVVLDAAFDVKGVMRRGEWIVDPLAARG; encoded by the coding sequence ATGTCCGGAAGCGCACATGTGGGCCGCAGCACCGTTCTCTCCGGTGCGAACGTGGTGCTGCCCACCGGCACCGTGAAGGGCGGACGCCTCATCGTCGAGGGCGAGCGCATCGCCGGCAGCACCGACGAGAACGCGACCGTGGCCGACCTGTCCGGGCACTGGATCGTCCCCGGCTTCGTCGACATGCACAACCACGGCGGCGGCGGCGCCTCCTTCACCTCCGGCACCGCCGAGGAGGTGCTCAAGGGCGTACGGACCCACCGCGAGCACGGCACCACCACCCTGGTCGCCTCCACCGTCACCGGAGACCTCGACGAGCTCGCCCGACGGGCCGGGCTGCTCGCCGAGCTGACCCAGCAGGGCGACATCGCGGGCATCCACTTCGAGGGGCCGTTCATCAACCCCTGCCGCAAGGGCGCGCACAAGGAGGACCTGCTGCGCGACCCCGACCCGGCCGAGGTCCGCAAACTGATCGACGCCTCGCACGGCGCCGCCCGCATGTTCACCCTGGCCACCGAGCTCCCGGGCGGCCTGGACTCCGTACGGCTGCTGGCCGAGCACGGGGTCATCGCCGCGATCGGCCACACCGACTCCACCTACGAGCAGACGCTCCAGGCCATCGACGCCGGCGCGACCGTGGCCACCCACCTCTACAACGCGATGCCGGGCCTGGAGCACCGCGCCCCGGGCCCCATCGCGGCGCTGCTGGAGGACGAGCGGGTCACCGTCGAGCTGATCAACGACGGCACCCACCTGCACCCGGCCATGCTGGAGCTGGCCTTCCACCACGCGGGCGCGCACCGCGTGGCGCTGATCACCGACGCGATGGACGCGGCCGGCTTCGGCGACGGGATCTACCACCTCGGCCCGCTGGAGGTCGAGGTCAAGGAGGGCGTCGCCCGCCTGGTCGAGGGCGGCTCCATCGCGGGCTCCACCCTCACCCTGGACACCGCCTTCAAGCGGTCCGTCACCCTCGACAGGCTCCCCGTCGAGTCCGTGGTCCAGGCGATCTCCGCCAACCCGGCCAGGCTGATCGGCGTCTACGACCAGGTCGGCTCGCTGGAGCCCGGCAAGTACGCGGACCTCGTCGTCCTCGACGCCGCCTTCGACGTCAAGGGCGTGATGCGGCGCGGCGAATGGATCGTCGACCCGCTCGCGGCGCGGGGCTGA